A single region of the Halarcobacter mediterraneus genome encodes:
- a CDS encoding peptidoglycan D,D-transpeptidase FtsI family protein, with amino-acid sequence MSSKLNENDNKIKKIVILFFFILFLLLILLISVYYKINDERRLPSLKTSKNELSVRGNIISADNFKITASKKIYKASIDTRYLDKNKKELFLKLFSIYSNISFKKLQNKLNEVKNNPGYLVLSYNIDSKTAKNLKELSFKLRKLGVFKARNVDGGRILRGLSIVESGEKRVYSYEDTLTPVVGYIRKYESEEGKTKVKGIKGLEKKFDDLLNNTKDGVLSGNRDVLSYISFDKNSTIKKRVDGANLVLNIPLKLQKNNEMILDIYKEKLEAQEIIISIMDSKTGKVLSLASSNRFNPERIYQKDIPSLNVNAIEYQFEPGSVVKPVAVALVMDKGRIKKNELFFAHNTKGKPNKKGEYPKGRYKVDRFYIKDDHRFKKHYLTVDDIVMYSSNIGTLQLAQRLSGPEFFEGMKRFGFTRKTGIDLPYEKKGVMPKVWQFAANDKEKEDNVFKATVSYGQGMTSTFMQIMKVYSIFNNGGKTVTPKIVSYIEVDDEKFKKDNLESKRIIKESTAKEIKRMLVKTVEQGTGRSAKIEGLEIGGKTGTAQIARGGKYLRKYISSFFGFVNDGQNSYTIGVTVIDPVSRGKNWYYYYASWSAVPVFKEIVDNLIKLNYLTPKKDIISKK; translated from the coding sequence ATGTCTTCAAAACTTAATGAAAATGATAATAAAATCAAAAAAATTGTAATTCTTTTTTTCTTCATACTTTTTCTGCTTTTAATCTTACTTATTTCTGTTTATTACAAAATAAATGATGAAAGACGACTTCCTAGTTTAAAAACATCTAAAAATGAATTATCAGTAAGAGGGAATATTATAAGTGCTGATAATTTTAAGATTACTGCTTCTAAGAAAATATACAAAGCTTCAATTGACACAAGATATCTTGATAAAAATAAAAAAGAATTATTTCTAAAACTATTTTCTATTTATAGTAATATTTCTTTTAAAAAATTGCAAAACAAACTCAATGAAGTAAAAAATAATCCCGGGTACCTAGTTCTCTCGTATAATATTGATTCTAAAACTGCAAAGAATTTAAAAGAATTGAGCTTCAAACTTAGAAAACTTGGAGTATTTAAAGCAAGAAATGTAGATGGAGGAAGAATATTAAGAGGCCTAAGTATTGTAGAAAGTGGAGAAAAAAGAGTATATTCATATGAAGATACTTTAACTCCTGTAGTAGGATATATTAGGAAATATGAATCAGAAGAAGGGAAAACAAAAGTAAAAGGGATAAAAGGTCTTGAGAAAAAATTTGATGATTTATTAAATAATACAAAAGATGGTGTATTAAGTGGAAATAGAGATGTACTATCCTATATATCATTTGATAAAAATTCTACAATAAAAAAAAGAGTAGATGGGGCAAACCTCGTATTAAATATTCCATTAAAACTTCAAAAAAATAATGAAATGATTTTAGATATATATAAAGAAAAATTAGAAGCCCAAGAAATTATCATTTCAATTATGGATAGTAAAACAGGAAAAGTTTTGTCATTAGCATCATCAAATAGATTTAATCCTGAAAGAATTTATCAAAAAGATATTCCTTCTTTAAATGTAAATGCAATAGAATACCAATTTGAACCAGGGTCTGTAGTTAAACCTGTTGCTGTTGCTTTAGTTATGGACAAAGGAAGAATTAAAAAAAATGAATTATTTTTTGCACATAATACAAAAGGTAAACCAAACAAAAAAGGTGAATATCCAAAAGGCAGATATAAAGTTGATAGATTCTATATTAAAGATGATCACAGATTCAAGAAACATTATTTAACAGTAGATGATATTGTTATGTACTCATCAAATATAGGTACCTTACAGCTAGCACAAAGACTTTCGGGGCCAGAATTTTTTGAAGGAATGAAGAGATTTGGATTTACCAGAAAAACTGGTATTGATCTTCCCTATGAAAAAAAAGGTGTAATGCCAAAAGTGTGGCAATTTGCAGCAAATGACAAAGAAAAAGAAGATAATGTATTTAAAGCAACAGTTTCTTATGGTCAAGGTATGACCTCCACTTTTATGCAAATAATGAAAGTTTATTCTATCTTTAATAATGGAGGTAAAACAGTTACACCTAAAATTGTCTCGTATATTGAGGTAGACGATGAAAAATTCAAAAAAGACAATTTAGAAAGTAAAAGAATAATAAAGGAATCAACCGCAAAGGAAATAAAAAGAATGCTAGTAAAAACTGTTGAACAAGGAACGGGGAGATCAGCTAAAATTGAAGGTCTTGAAATTGGAGGTAAAACAGGAACTGCACAAATTGCTAGAGGTGGTAAATATCTAAGAAAATATATATCTTCATTTTTTGGGTTTGTTAATGATGGGCAAAATTCATATACGATTGGTGTAACAGTGATTGATCCTGTATCAAGGGGTAAGAATTGGTACTATTATTATGCTTCATGGTCTGCCGTACCAGTATTTAAAGAAATTGTCGATAACTTAATAAAATTAAACTATCTTACACCAAAAAAAGATATAATTTCAAAAAAATAA
- a CDS encoding FtsW/RodA/SpoVE family cell cycle protein, whose protein sequence is MNFNKNQIKSNRVYEADYILFLLVCTLIIISILFSYSLSIYTIQYYEYNQYHFFLRQLFVGLLSIFLMWGFSLIDPDKIINKIGLFLFISFFILMAIMPFLPSSIVTASGGANRWIRLPGFSLSPVEFFKIGFIYFLSWSFHRRLIEIPKKISLKEEFILLLPYFLSFIIVVFIIAFLQKDLGQVVLLGGILFILLIFANRSYKVFLSLGLFGFIALIGLIIAAPHRIHRIYSWWAMVQDGILMVLPSWADNYLRIEDLPEPYQVSHSLNAMNNGGIFGQGLGLGDIKLGFLSEVHTDFVLAGITEELGFIGLAFITLIIFLIVLRIFKISGRVENKIYHLFTIGVALMIIIAFLINSYGISGMIPIKGIAVPLLSYGGSSMLSMSIAIGMVLSISKSVDLSKRVK, encoded by the coding sequence ATGAATTTTAACAAAAATCAAATTAAATCTAATAGAGTTTATGAAGCAGATTACATTTTATTTTTACTTGTGTGTACATTAATTATCATAAGTATCCTTTTTTCATACTCTTTAAGTATTTATACTATTCAATATTATGAATATAATCAATATCACTTTTTTTTAAGACAACTTTTTGTAGGACTATTATCAATATTTTTAATGTGGGGATTTTCTTTAATTGATCCTGATAAAATAATTAATAAAATAGGACTATTTTTATTTATTAGTTTTTTTATTTTGATGGCAATTATGCCTTTTCTTCCTTCATCAATTGTTACTGCATCAGGGGGTGCAAATAGATGGATTAGGCTACCTGGTTTTTCTTTATCTCCTGTTGAGTTTTTTAAAATAGGTTTTATATATTTTCTTTCTTGGTCTTTTCATAGAAGATTAATTGAAATTCCTAAGAAAATTTCTTTAAAAGAAGAGTTTATTTTATTATTACCATATTTTTTAAGTTTTATTATTGTTGTTTTTATTATTGCTTTTTTACAAAAAGATTTAGGTCAAGTAGTACTTTTAGGTGGTATATTATTTATTCTATTGATTTTTGCAAACAGAAGTTATAAGGTTTTCTTAAGTCTGGGTTTATTTGGATTTATTGCTTTAATAGGATTAATAATCGCAGCTCCTCATAGAATTCATAGAATTTATTCTTGGTGGGCAATGGTTCAAGATGGTATTTTAATGGTTCTACCTTCATGGGCAGATAATTATTTAAGAATTGAAGATTTGCCAGAACCCTATCAGGTTTCTCACTCATTAAATGCTATGAATAATGGTGGAATATTTGGACAAGGATTGGGACTTGGTGATATTAAACTTGGTTTTTTAAGTGAAGTTCATACTGATTTTGTTCTTGCTGGAATCACTGAAGAATTAGGATTTATTGGTTTAGCTTTCATAACTTTAATTATATTTTTAATTGTACTTAGAATATTTAAAATAAGTGGAAGAGTTGAGAATAAGATTTATCATTTATTTACAATTGGTGTTGCTTTAATGATTATTATTGCGTTTTTAATAAACTCTTATGGAATTTCAGGAATGATACCTATAAAAGGAATTGCAGTTCCTCTTTTAAGTTATGGTGGTTCTTCAATGTTATCCATGTCAATAGCTATTGGTATGGTACTATCAATAAGTAAGTCTGTAGACTTATCAAAAAGGGTAAAATAA
- the murG gene encoding undecaprenyldiphospho-muramoylpentapeptide beta-N-acetylglucosaminyltransferase encodes MRNKSVVITGGGTGGHLKVADAFIEEFSKRGFSVIFIGSSNGQDSKWFEEDKRLKKAFFLDTKGVVNKGIVGKIKSISQILSHINKCRSIFSKYKIKRVISVGGYSAAPASFTAILNGDCHLFIHEQNSLMGKLNKITSRFATEVYSSYEPNSAIKDYPVSDEFFDNARIRDELKTIIFLGGSQGAKAINDFAMSIAKDLKKINIEIIHQTGKDDYDRVKKFYDKENLEIDVFAFSKELAAKMNKADFAVSRAGASTLWELCANSLPTLFIPYPYAAQDHQYTNAKFLEEKGLCYILREHELSREKFIEILKKDNYSVSKKLVDSIRYNAIESIVDDILEKS; translated from the coding sequence ATGAGAAACAAATCTGTTGTTATCACAGGTGGAGGAACAGGAGGTCATTTAAAGGTAGCTGATGCTTTTATTGAGGAGTTCTCAAAAAGAGGATTTTCAGTTATTTTTATTGGCTCTTCAAATGGTCAAGACTCAAAATGGTTTGAAGAAGATAAAAGATTAAAAAAAGCTTTTTTTCTAGATACGAAAGGTGTTGTTAACAAAGGAATAGTAGGAAAAATAAAGTCAATTTCTCAAATTTTATCTCATATAAATAAGTGTAGATCTATTTTTTCAAAATATAAAATAAAAAGAGTTATTAGTGTTGGGGGGTATTCTGCTGCCCCTGCATCTTTTACTGCTATTTTAAATGGAGATTGCCATTTATTTATTCATGAACAAAATTCACTTATGGGAAAATTAAATAAAATTACATCAAGGTTCGCAACTGAAGTTTATTCTTCATATGAACCAAATTCTGCAATAAAAGACTACCCTGTAAGTGATGAGTTTTTTGATAATGCAAGAATTAGAGATGAGTTAAAAACAATAATTTTTTTAGGTGGTTCTCAAGGTGCAAAAGCAATTAATGATTTTGCAATGAGCATAGCTAAAGATTTGAAAAAGATAAATATTGAGATAATTCATCAAACAGGGAAAGATGATTACGATAGAGTAAAGAAGTTTTATGATAAAGAAAATTTAGAAATAGATGTATTTGCATTTTCAAAAGAATTAGCCGCAAAAATGAATAAAGCAGATTTTGCAGTAAGTAGAGCAGGTGCCTCAACTTTATGGGAACTTTGTGCTAATTCTTTACCTACACTTTTTATTCCATATCCTTATGCAGCACAAGATCATCAATATACAAATGCCAAATTTTTAGAAGAGAAAGGTTTATGTTATATTTTAAGAGAACATGAACTGAGTCGTGAAAAATTTATAGAAATACTTAAAAAAGATAATTATTCTGTAAGTAAAAAATTAGTTGACTCTATTAGATATAATGCAATAGAGTCAATTGTTGATGATATTTTAGAGAAAAGCTAA
- a CDS encoding undecaprenyl-diphosphate phosphatase gives MTIYDSIILGVIEGVTEFLPISSTGHLIVASEFLGIDQTHVNKAYEVIIQFAAILAVILNYPSKFTFSHFNLWTKVFIAFLPIAIIGFIFSEQVKAMFSIEIVAWMFIIGGIIFLIVEKFYDESKHITSDVEDISYKQSLYIGLAQIFALIPGTSRAGSSIIGAMLVGLNRKASAEFSFLLAFPVMCATTGYDILKHHEELLMSGNLINLVIGFVVSFLIAFLAIKLFLKFLENFTFIAFGIYRIIFGLLLLAFL, from the coding sequence ATGACAATATATGATTCAATAATATTAGGTGTTATTGAAGGAGTAACTGAATTTTTACCAATCTCCTCAACAGGACACTTAATAGTTGCAAGTGAATTCTTAGGAATAGACCAAACTCATGTAAACAAAGCCTATGAAGTAATAATTCAATTTGCAGCAATTCTTGCAGTTATTTTAAATTATCCATCAAAATTTACTTTTTCTCATTTTAATTTATGGACTAAAGTTTTTATAGCTTTTTTGCCAATTGCAATAATTGGATTTATTTTTTCAGAACAAGTAAAAGCAATGTTTTCCATTGAAATAGTAGCATGGATGTTTATTATTGGAGGGATTATTTTTCTAATTGTAGAAAAATTTTATGATGAATCAAAACACATAACCTCAGATGTAGAAGATATTTCATATAAACAATCTTTATATATTGGCTTAGCTCAAATTTTTGCTTTAATCCCAGGAACATCAAGAGCAGGTTCAAGTATTATTGGAGCTATGTTAGTAGGATTAAATAGAAAAGCAAGTGCTGAATTTTCATTTCTTCTTGCTTTTCCAGTAATGTGTGCAACAACAGGATATGATATTCTTAAACATCATGAAGAATTATTAATGTCAGGAAACTTAATAAATCTAGTAATAGGTTTTGTAGTCTCTTTCCTTATTGCATTTCTAGCAATAAAATTATTCCTTAAATTTCTAGAAAACTTTACTTTCATAGCTTTTGGAATTTATAGAATAATTTTTGGTCTTTTACTTTTAGCTTTTCTCTAA
- a CDS encoding MqnA/MqnD/SBP family protein, which produces MIFAKIDFINLLPVHVFLKKRIQSSQIKAIINYKKSYPSKINKKLKTSKVDSAFISSIASRGEKRLDYGIIARKDVRSVILIPGENKADYQSETSNALAKVLNLKGEVLIGDKALKFFHENPDIEIIDLALEWKKKYNLPFVFAALTYRKNGKYLKNIMKTFKKREVKIPQYILKEYSNRSNISCENILEYLKRIDYDITNKEKKALKKFLQLSRGLK; this is translated from the coding sequence ATGATTTTCGCTAAAATAGATTTTATAAACTTATTACCCGTTCATGTTTTTTTGAAGAAAAGAATACAATCTAGTCAAATTAAAGCAATTATTAACTATAAAAAATCTTATCCTTCAAAAATAAATAAAAAACTTAAAACCTCAAAAGTCGATTCAGCATTCATCTCTTCAATAGCTTCAAGAGGAGAAAAAAGATTAGATTATGGAATTATTGCAAGAAAAGATGTTAGGTCAGTAATTTTAATACCAGGAGAAAATAAAGCTGATTATCAAAGTGAAACTTCTAATGCTTTAGCCAAAGTATTAAATTTGAAAGGAGAAGTTTTAATTGGAGATAAAGCACTTAAGTTTTTCCATGAAAACCCAGATATAGAGATTATTGATTTAGCCCTTGAATGGAAAAAAAAGTATAATCTTCCTTTTGTTTTTGCAGCATTAACATATCGAAAAAATGGTAAATATTTAAAAAATATTATGAAAACTTTTAAAAAAAGAGAAGTTAAAATTCCACAATATATTCTAAAAGAGTATTCAAATAGATCAAATATCTCTTGTGAAAATATTTTAGAATATTTAAAAAGAATAGATTATGATATAACTAACAAAGAAAAAAAGGCCCTTAAAAAATTTCTGCAATTATCAAGAGGTTTAAAATGA
- a CDS encoding MoaD/ThiS family protein codes for MVKVEFLGPINKDSLDLDISNLNELSTILKEEEETSKWLESCAIAVNDTLVSTKDFVLNDGDKVSLLPPVCGG; via the coding sequence ATGGTTAAAGTAGAATTCTTAGGACCAATTAATAAAGATTCTTTAGATTTAGATATTTCAAATTTAAATGAATTAAGTACAATTTTAAAAGAGGAAGAAGAAACTTCTAAATGGCTTGAAAGTTGTGCTATAGCTGTTAATGATACATTAGTCTCAACAAAAGATTTTGTTTTAAATGATGGGGATAAAGTTTCTTTATTACCACCTGTATGTGGTGGCTAA
- a CDS encoding molybdopterin synthase catalytic subunit → MKKLQLFEGALPVEEITNSWYQEFKVSNYGAIITFVGVVRDENSIDGLSFDIYEPILNSWFDSWQQKAKEKNAIVLMAHSKGDVLNHESSYIAAVCSPKRRVALEMIDQFVEDFKAQAPIWKYDIINKNRVYASDRSTKIKGSGILS, encoded by the coding sequence GTGAAAAAATTACAATTATTTGAAGGAGCTTTGCCTGTTGAAGAAATAACTAATTCATGGTATCAAGAGTTTAAGGTATCTAATTATGGAGCAATTATAACTTTTGTTGGAGTTGTAAGAGATGAAAATTCGATTGATGGTTTATCTTTTGATATTTATGAACCAATTTTAAACTCTTGGTTTGACTCTTGGCAACAAAAAGCTAAAGAAAAAAATGCAATAGTTTTAATGGCTCATTCAAAAGGAGATGTTTTAAATCATGAAAGTTCTTATATTGCAGCAGTATGTTCTCCAAAAAGAAGAGTTGCTTTAGAGATGATAGATCAATTTGTAGAAGATTTTAAAGCTCAAGCTCCTATTTGGAAATATGATATTATAAATAAGAATAGGGTTTATGCAAGTGATAGAAGTACAAAAATCAAAGGTTCAGGTATATTAAGTTGA
- the hisJ gene encoding histidinol-phosphatase HisJ: MKTLKQRVDLHNHTALCNHAEGTTEEYIKKAIEIGIDVFGFADHAPMPFDPKYRMDISQKVVYEKDILTLKDKYKNEIEILLAYEVDFMQNRNLMLDEVLNSKVDYLIGSVHFIQEQNENLWGFDNPEFIGKYKEKNIDDIWLDYFEAIEEMAKSKLFDIVGHLDLIKVFKYLPNKDIKLIALKALKEIKKAGMVLEINAAGLRKPIKESYPSKELLEVAYDLDIPITFSSDAHSLEQIGFKYDEVSTLARDIGYKKCVKFKDRQKIFIDF; the protein is encoded by the coding sequence TTGAAAACTTTAAAACAACGAGTAGATTTACATAATCATACAGCACTTTGTAATCATGCTGAAGGAACTACAGAAGAATATATAAAAAAAGCGATAGAGATAGGAATTGATGTTTTTGGTTTTGCCGACCATGCACCTATGCCCTTTGACCCAAAATATAGAATGGATATTTCTCAAAAAGTTGTTTATGAAAAAGATATCTTAACTTTAAAAGATAAATATAAAAATGAAATTGAAATTTTACTTGCTTATGAAGTTGATTTTATGCAAAATAGAAATTTAATGCTTGATGAAGTATTAAATTCTAAAGTTGACTATTTGATTGGTTCTGTCCATTTTATACAAGAGCAAAATGAAAACTTATGGGGTTTCGATAATCCAGAGTTTATAGGTAAATATAAAGAAAAGAATATTGATGATATCTGGCTTGATTATTTTGAAGCAATTGAAGAAATGGCAAAATCAAAACTTTTTGATATCGTAGGGCATTTAGATTTAATTAAAGTATTTAAATACTTACCAAATAAAGATATTAAGTTAATAGCTTTAAAAGCATTAAAAGAGATAAAAAAAGCAGGAATGGTTTTGGAAATTAATGCTGCTGGATTAAGAAAACCAATTAAAGAGTCTTATCCTTCTAAAGAGTTGCTAGAAGTAGCATATGATTTAGATATTCCTATAACTTTCTCTTCTGATGCTCATAGTTTAGAACAAATAGGATTTAAGTATGATGAGGTATCTACGTTAGCAAGAGATATTGGATATAAAAAGTGTGTAAAGTTCAAAGATAGACAAAAAATATTTATTGACTTTTAA
- the glnA gene encoding type I glutamate--ammonia ligase, which yields MGKFVNNTEEFFKYCEENEVKFVDFRFTDLKGMWHHLTYMMSAVSTEQLDNGMPFDGSSVDAWQPINKSDMILKPDVETAFLDPFTADSTIIVFCDVYDIYKGQMYEKCPRSIAKKALEHLEEIGIGDSTAFGPENEFFIFDDVKIKDEINESYYRVDSEEGCWSDADDYEMGNMGHRPRTKGGYFPVQPTDSMVDLRAEMMQVLEQVGLEVILGHHEVAQAQGEIGIVFGDLIEAADNVQKYKYVCKMVAHLNGKSCTFMPKPLFGDNGNGMHVHQSIWKDGKNLFYKEGEYGNLSDMARHYVGGIFKHARAVAAFTNPSTNSYKRLIPGFEAPSILTYSSQNRSASCRVPYGAGEKATRIEMRFPDSTACPYLAFAAMLMAGLDGIANKIEPIGPMDEDLFEMPLDEIRERKIPQMPHTLRGSLEALIRDNDFLKPVFTQDMIDTYQHYKFETQVWPDESRPTAFEFKSTYSC from the coding sequence ATGGGTAAATTTGTAAATAATACAGAAGAATTTTTTAAATATTGTGAAGAAAATGAAGTAAAGTTTGTAGACTTTAGATTCACAGATTTAAAAGGTATGTGGCACCATTTAACTTATATGATGAGTGCAGTAAGTACAGAACAATTAGATAATGGAATGCCTTTTGATGGTTCTTCTGTAGATGCATGGCAACCAATTAACAAATCAGATATGATCTTAAAGCCAGATGTAGAAACTGCATTTTTAGATCCATTTACTGCTGATTCTACAATTATTGTTTTTTGTGATGTTTATGACATTTATAAAGGGCAAATGTATGAAAAGTGTCCAAGATCAATTGCTAAGAAAGCTTTAGAACACTTGGAAGAAATTGGAATTGGAGATTCAACTGCCTTTGGTCCTGAAAATGAATTCTTTATTTTTGATGATGTAAAAATTAAAGATGAAATCAATGAGTCATACTATAGAGTAGATTCAGAAGAAGGTTGTTGGTCAGATGCAGATGATTATGAAATGGGTAATATGGGACATAGACCTAGAACAAAAGGTGGATACTTCCCAGTACAACCAACAGATTCAATGGTTGATCTAAGAGCTGAAATGATGCAAGTACTAGAGCAAGTAGGTCTTGAAGTTATACTTGGACACCATGAAGTTGCACAAGCACAAGGTGAAATTGGTATTGTATTTGGAGACTTAATTGAAGCAGCAGACAATGTACAAAAATATAAGTATGTTTGTAAAATGGTTGCACATTTAAATGGTAAGTCTTGTACATTTATGCCAAAACCATTATTTGGGGATAATGGTAATGGAATGCATGTACATCAATCTATTTGGAAAGATGGTAAAAACTTATTCTATAAAGAAGGTGAATATGGAAACCTTTCTGATATGGCAAGACATTATGTAGGTGGTATTTTCAAGCATGCAAGAGCAGTTGCAGCATTTACAAACCCGTCAACTAACTCATATAAAAGATTAATTCCTGGATTTGAAGCTCCTTCAATCTTAACTTACTCTTCTCAAAACAGATCAGCTTCTTGTAGAGTTCCTTATGGAGCTGGTGAAAAAGCAACAAGAATTGAAATGAGGTTCCCAGATTCAACTGCTTGCCCATATTTAGCTTTTGCAGCAATGTTAATGGCAGGACTTGACGGAATTGCAAATAAAATAGAACCTATTGGACCAATGGATGAAGATTTATTTGAAATGCCATTAGATGAAATAAGAGAAAGAAAAATCCCACAAATGCCTCATACTTTAAGAGGGTCATTAGAAGCATTAATTAGAGATAATGATTTCTTAAAACCAGTATTTACACAAGATATGATTGATACTTATCAGCATTATAAATTTGAAACACAAGTTTGGCCAGATGAATCTAGACCAACTGCATTTGAATTTAAGTCAACTTATTCTTGCTAA
- a CDS encoding penicillin-binding protein 1A, which yields MIRYFLAFIVIVTVAISAWLLYLYSQIRTDIDTIVNYNPKKTTQFFDKNGKLVANIFDKKHRLYVKYEDIPARVVEALVAIEDTQFFEHMGINPDAISRAMIKNIKALGYVEGASTLTQQLIKSIVLTREKKLIRKIKEALLAIKLETVLTKEEILERYLNEVYFGHGYYGIRTAARGYFKKNLYELNLKEIAILVGLPKAPSFYDPTRNLKYSLTRANQVIKRMKTLGWINQTQYEESINYLPKIYDESLTQNKAPYVIDYALKLLKKDIPNIKTAGYRVDLTIDLEAQKIGRESLKVAYDKILARDAWLQKNPANNIDINGNPVEEGYFIDTLNGALISIESSTGKILSLVGGINYKESNFNRVIQSKRQPGSAVKPFLYHTAIELGYSPASQVADIGRTYEYKVGDEEKKWKPKNYGGTFKGILTLREALTKSRNLATINLVTDVGIDEMYKGLQRYGMNDMPRDLSITLGSFSISPINLSKAYSLFSNNGTLVEPYMINSITNSNNETLTFEPEFTYISSPEQVFLTKSILNDVMTRGTGRKANVKGIDLGGKTGTTNDNIDAWFCGFSPSIQTIVYFGKDNNTPMRRSETGGTTAGPAFKHFIQKYLEIHPEIQRNFIKPADVKTSFINGRKEYYTNKSPLPEFESIPSNTNTENQIQF from the coding sequence ATGATAAGATATTTTTTGGCTTTCATAGTTATAGTAACAGTTGCAATATCTGCATGGCTGTTATATTTATATTCTCAAATCAGAACTGATATTGATACAATTGTAAATTATAATCCAAAAAAAACAACTCAGTTTTTTGATAAAAATGGAAAACTTGTTGCAAATATTTTTGATAAAAAGCATAGACTTTATGTAAAATATGAAGACATTCCAGCAAGAGTTGTTGAAGCTTTAGTTGCAATTGAAGATACACAGTTTTTTGAACATATGGGAATAAATCCTGATGCTATTTCAAGAGCAATGATAAAAAATATTAAAGCTTTAGGTTATGTAGAAGGAGCTAGTACATTAACTCAACAACTTATAAAAAGTATTGTATTAACTAGAGAAAAAAAATTAATCAGAAAAATTAAAGAAGCTTTATTGGCAATAAAACTTGAAACAGTTTTAACAAAAGAAGAAATACTAGAAAGATACTTAAATGAAGTCTATTTTGGACATGGGTATTATGGAATTAGAACAGCAGCAAGAGGTTACTTTAAGAAAAACTTATATGAATTAAATTTAAAAGAAATTGCTATTTTAGTTGGATTGCCTAAAGCTCCAAGCTTTTATGATCCTACAAGAAACTTAAAATATTCATTAACAAGAGCAAATCAAGTTATAAAAAGAATGAAAACATTAGGCTGGATAAATCAAACACAATATGAGGAATCAATAAATTATCTTCCTAAAATATATGATGAATCTTTGACTCAAAACAAAGCTCCTTATGTCATTGACTATGCATTAAAATTATTAAAAAAAGATATACCAAATATAAAAACTGCTGGGTATAGAGTAGATTTAACAATTGACCTTGAAGCACAGAAAATAGGTAGAGAGTCATTAAAAGTAGCTTATGATAAAATTTTAGCAAGAGATGCTTGGCTTCAGAAAAATCCTGCAAATAATATAGATATAAATGGAAACCCTGTTGAAGAAGGTTACTTTATAGACACATTAAATGGAGCACTAATTTCTATTGAAAGCTCTACAGGTAAAATTTTATCTTTAGTTGGAGGAATAAATTATAAAGAATCAAACTTTAACAGAGTAATTCAAAGTAAAAGACAACCTGGTTCTGCTGTAAAACCATTTTTGTATCATACAGCTATTGAACTAGGTTATTCTCCAGCTTCTCAAGTTGCAGATATTGGAAGAACATATGAATATAAAGTTGGAGATGAAGAAAAAAAATGGAAACCAAAAAATTATGGGGGAACATTTAAAGGAATTCTAACATTAAGAGAAGCTCTTACAAAATCAAGAAATTTAGCCACTATTAATTTAGTAACAGATGTTGGAATTGATGAAATGTATAAAGGTCTACAAAGATATGGAATGAATGATATGCCAAGAGACTTATCAATAACTTTAGGCTCTTTTTCTATATCTCCAATAAATCTAAGTAAGGCTTACTCTCTTTTTTCGAATAATGGAACTTTGGTAGAACCATATATGATAAACTCTATTACTAATTCTAATAATGAAACTTTAACTTTTGAACCAGAATTTACATATATAAGTTCTCCTGAACAAGTTTTTTTAACAAAATCTATTCTAAATGATGTAATGACAAGAGGAACAGGAAGAAAAGCAAATGTAAAAGGTATTGATTTAGGAGGAAAGACAGGAACAACAAATGATAATATCGATGCTTGGTTTTGTGGTTTTTCTCCATCAATTCAAACTATTGTTTATTTTGGGAAAGATAATAATACTCCAATGAGAAGAAGTGAAACAGGTGGTACTACAGCAGGACCTGCATTCAAACATTTTATCCAAAAATATTTAGAGATACATCCTGAAATACAAAGAAACTTTATAAAACCTGCAGATGTAAAGACTTCTTTTATTAATGGAAGGAAAGAATATTATACAAATAAATCACCTCTTCCAGAATTTGAATCAATTCCTTCAAATACAAATACAGAAAATCAAATACAATTTTAA